A single window of Methylobacterium nodulans ORS 2060 DNA harbors:
- the speB gene encoding agmatinase, with the protein MTRPDDDPTRAARLARFQPLSGMAMPRFAGLASLMRLPVLTPKEAVAEPIDIGLFGIPFDSATTNRPGARLGPRGVREQSALMRLVNHATGVCPYELCACADLGDVPVNPADVVDTLARIEAFTAPLHAAGLTLLAIGGDHLVTYPLLRTLGRDAPVGLIHIDAHSDTTDSYFGGAKLTHGTPFRRAIEDGVLDPKRSVQIGIRGTLYARDERRWALDQGIRIIEMERVIAQGLPAVVTEARAVVGAGPTYLSFDIDSIDPAFAPGTGTPEIGGFTSREALFLVRGLRGLDLVGADVVEVAPPLDPSGTTALVGATFAFELLCLLAEARARRRG; encoded by the coding sequence ATGACCCGCCCGGACGACGACCCGACCCGCGCGGCGCGCCTCGCGCGCTTCCAGCCGCTGTCCGGCATGGCGATGCCGCGTTTCGCGGGGCTCGCCAGCCTGATGCGCCTGCCGGTGCTGACGCCTAAGGAGGCCGTCGCCGAGCCGATCGATATCGGCCTCTTCGGCATCCCCTTCGACAGCGCCACCACGAACCGGCCGGGGGCACGGCTCGGGCCGCGGGGCGTGCGCGAGCAATCGGCCCTGATGCGCCTCGTCAACCACGCCACGGGCGTGTGCCCCTACGAACTCTGCGCCTGCGCGGATCTCGGCGACGTGCCGGTCAATCCCGCCGACGTTGTCGACACGCTGGCGCGTATCGAGGCCTTCACGGCGCCGCTGCACGCGGCCGGCCTGACCCTGCTCGCCATTGGCGGCGACCACCTCGTCACCTATCCGCTGCTGCGCACGCTGGGCCGGGACGCACCCGTGGGGCTCATCCACATCGACGCGCACAGCGACACGACGGACAGCTATTTCGGCGGCGCCAAGCTCACCCACGGCACCCCGTTCCGCCGGGCCATCGAGGATGGCGTGCTCGATCCGAAGCGCAGCGTGCAGATCGGCATTCGCGGCACGCTCTACGCCCGGGACGAGCGCCGATGGGCCCTCGATCAGGGCATCCGCATCATCGAGATGGAGCGCGTCATCGCGCAGGGCCTGCCCGCCGTGGTGACCGAGGCCCGGGCGGTGGTCGGCGCCGGGCCGACCTACCTGAGCTTCGACATCGACTCGATCGATCCCGCCTTCGCCCCCGGCACCGGCACGCCCGAGATCGGTGGCTTCACCTCGCGCGAGGCGCTGTTCCTGGTCCGGGGGCTGCGCGGCCTCGATCTCGTGGGGGCCGACGTGGTGGAGGTCGCCCCGCCCCTCGACCCCTCCGGCACCACCGCGCTCGTCGGCGCGACCTTCGCCTTCGAGCTGCTGTGCCTGCTCGCCGAGGCGCGGGCGCGGCGCCGGGGCTGA